The Armatimonadota bacterium genome has a segment encoding these proteins:
- a CDS encoding GNAT family N-acetyltransferase, protein MSLVIEPARPEDEPAIQQLIRCVLAELGLPYDPQTEEELSNLESHFPQPRSVFFVARLDGRIIGTTAVQERTKDRAVLKHQYVHPEFRRRGIGAKLLDAALVYCRVCGYREVELDTAPWMQQAQRLYRSRGFREMGRDESRVHFRLALQP, encoded by the coding sequence ATGAGCCTTGTGATTGAACCAGCCCGGCCGGAGGATGAGCCGGCCATCCAACAGCTGATCCGCTGTGTTCTAGCGGAACTGGGGCTTCCATACGACCCGCAGACCGAGGAGGAGCTCTCGAACCTGGAGTCCCACTTCCCGCAGCCCCGTTCTGTGTTCTTCGTAGCCCGCCTGGACGGAAGGATCATCGGAACCACCGCGGTCCAGGAGCGCACGAAGGATCGGGCGGTCCTGAAGCACCAGTACGTGCACCCGGAGTTCCGGCGGCGTGGCATCGGAGCCAAGCTACTGGATGCGGCTCTGGTGTACTGTCGGGTGTGCGGGTACCGGGAGGTGGAGCTGGACACCGCCCCGTGGATGCAGCAGGCCCAGCGTTTGTATCGCTCGCGGGGCTTCCGGGAGATGGGGCGGGACGAGTCCCGGGTACACTTCCGACTCGCCCTCCAGCCGTGA
- a CDS encoding xanthine dehydrogenase family protein subunit M — translation MIPATFEYVRAHSVEEAIRLLQQYGDRAKLLAGGHSLLPLMKLRLAQPEVLIDLGRIPELRGIREDTGGLRIGAMTTHDEIARNLLVQRQCPLLAETASQIGDIQVRNMGTIGGSLAHADPAADYPAAVLALEAEIHCQGPGGGRTVKATDWFVDLLTTALQPGEVITEVRVPVRRAGQGYAYVKMPHPASGYSLIGVACLVTLEGTVCREARVAITGVGPKAVRLGKVEGALVGKTLDEAVVAEAAQLAADGLEATDDLYASAEYKRHLATVYTKRAVLRAVERARA, via the coding sequence ATGATCCCCGCGACCTTCGAGTACGTCCGGGCACATTCCGTGGAGGAGGCCATCCGCCTGCTCCAGCAGTACGGGGATCGGGCGAAGCTGCTGGCGGGCGGGCACAGCCTTCTGCCCCTCATGAAGCTGCGCCTCGCCCAGCCCGAGGTGCTCATCGATCTCGGCCGGATACCGGAGCTGCGGGGGATCCGGGAGGATACGGGGGGACTACGGATCGGAGCCATGACCACCCACGACGAGATCGCCCGCAACCTCCTGGTGCAGCGGCAGTGTCCCCTGCTGGCGGAGACGGCTTCCCAGATCGGCGATATCCAGGTTCGCAACATGGGGACCATCGGCGGAAGCCTCGCGCACGCGGATCCTGCCGCGGATTATCCCGCGGCGGTCCTCGCCCTGGAGGCCGAAATCCACTGCCAGGGCCCAGGAGGGGGGCGTACCGTGAAGGCCACGGACTGGTTCGTGGACCTGCTCACCACCGCCCTCCAGCCCGGAGAGGTCATCACCGAAGTTCGGGTCCCCGTGCGCAGAGCGGGGCAGGGCTACGCGTACGTGAAGATGCCCCATCCCGCCAGCGGCTACTCCCTCATCGGGGTGGCCTGCCTCGTAACCCTGGAGGGCACTGTCTGCCGGGAGGCGAGGGTGGCCATTACCGGCGTAGGCCCCAAGGCCGTGCGGTTGGGGAAGGTGGAGGGGGCTTTAGTGGGCAAGACCCTGGACGAGGCCGTGGTGGCGGAGGCGGCCCAGCTCGCAGCGGACGGTCTGGAGGCTACGGACGACCTGTATGCCTCTGCGGAGTACAAGCGCCACCTGGCCACCGTTTACACCAAGCGCGCCGTGCTGCGCGCCGTGGAGCGCGCCAGGGCATAG
- the thrB gene encoding homoserine kinase, producing MSTLRVIVPATSANLGPGFDALGLALSIYNEVEASLSHHPHLTLHGEGEGLLPEGEENLVYRAARAVADAVGAEVAFSFRCWNRIPLGRGLGSSAAAIVGGMVAANELLGRPLDRSHLASLAARLEGHPDNVVPALVGGVTAAVMEDGTVHWVRLPVRDLPTAVVAIPEFEVPTALARGRLPSRVPREDAAFNVGRTALLIGALATSRWDLLELAMEDRLHQPYRKPLVPGFEDVCTAARRAGALGVALSGSGPSLLAFAPSWQAVRVAEAMEAAFIGHGVRARAVVTRVDLEGTRVQAHVLRR from the coding sequence GTGTCCACGCTCCGGGTGATCGTACCAGCCACCTCCGCGAACCTGGGACCCGGGTTCGATGCCCTGGGCCTTGCCCTGAGCATCTACAACGAGGTGGAGGCGAGCCTCTCGCACCATCCCCACCTCACCCTCCACGGGGAGGGGGAAGGCCTGCTCCCGGAGGGCGAGGAGAACCTGGTGTACCGGGCCGCCCGCGCGGTGGCGGATGCCGTGGGTGCGGAGGTGGCGTTCTCCTTCCGCTGCTGGAACCGCATTCCCCTGGGCCGTGGACTCGGCAGCAGCGCCGCCGCCATCGTGGGGGGAATGGTGGCCGCCAACGAGTTGCTGGGACGACCCCTGGATCGTTCGCACCTTGCCTCCCTCGCCGCCCGCCTGGAGGGCCACCCGGACAACGTGGTTCCCGCCCTCGTGGGGGGGGTGACCGCGGCGGTGATGGAGGACGGGACGGTGCACTGGGTACGGTTGCCCGTGCGGGACCTCCCCACGGCCGTGGTGGCCATCCCGGAGTTTGAGGTTCCCACCGCCCTCGCACGCGGGAGGCTGCCCTCCCGGGTGCCCCGGGAGGACGCGGCCTTCAACGTGGGCAGGACGGCGCTCCTCATAGGAGCCCTTGCGACGAGCCGGTGGGATCTCCTGGAGCTCGCCATGGAGGATCGGTTGCACCAGCCGTACCGGAAGCCCCTGGTACCGGGCTTCGAGGATGTGTGCACCGCGGCCCGAAGGGCGGGAGCCCTGGGGGTGGCGCTGAGCGGGTCCGGTCCCTCCCTCCTGGCCTTTGCGCCTTCGTGGCAGGCTGTGCGGGTGGCGGAAGCCATGGAGGCGGCCTTCATCGGACACGGGGTGCGGGCTCGAGCGGTGGTTACACGGGTGGATCTGGAAGGGACGCGCGTTCAAGCCCATGTGCTTCGGAGGTGA
- a CDS encoding uracil-DNA glycosylase gives MAEEIRTCRCCGELSATRTQAVPGEGPPDAPVMFVGEAPGEQEDRQGRPFVGPAGRLLTQLLEGIRIPREKVFITNTVKCRPPGNRIPTQEEVANCLPYLIRQMAVLQPRIVCLLGATAVTALLGSDQKISRVRGRAFREPNRWFFATYHPAAALRNDRVREALVEDFRRFRWLVDVEWGTKDPARWAPGVARRIFVGEAVEPRVVSEDATLRVTWEIRSVHPMFRTESALVELLRRFLMRRQQLPASASLEVLSLQGMDARGHPISLESSECAHLVAEVRFPPDDG, from the coding sequence TTGGCGGAGGAGATCCGGACCTGCCGGTGCTGCGGGGAATTGAGTGCGACCCGAACCCAAGCGGTCCCGGGAGAAGGGCCTCCAGATGCTCCCGTGATGTTCGTCGGGGAGGCTCCTGGGGAGCAGGAGGACCGGCAGGGAAGGCCCTTCGTGGGCCCCGCGGGGCGGCTGCTCACGCAGCTGTTGGAGGGGATCCGGATCCCGCGGGAGAAGGTGTTCATCACCAACACCGTAAAGTGCCGGCCTCCTGGGAACCGGATTCCCACCCAGGAAGAGGTGGCTAACTGTCTTCCCTACCTGATCCGTCAGATGGCGGTGCTCCAGCCCCGGATCGTCTGCCTGCTGGGCGCTACCGCGGTCACCGCCCTCCTGGGATCGGACCAGAAGATCAGCCGCGTGCGGGGTCGGGCGTTCCGGGAGCCCAACCGCTGGTTCTTCGCCACGTATCACCCCGCCGCGGCCCTGCGCAACGATCGGGTTCGGGAGGCCCTGGTGGAGGACTTCCGGCGGTTCCGGTGGTTGGTGGACGTGGAGTGGGGGACAAAGGACCCCGCGCGGTGGGCGCCGGGGGTGGCGCGGAGGATCTTCGTGGGAGAAGCGGTGGAACCCCGGGTGGTCTCGGAAGACGCCACCCTCCGGGTCACCTGGGAGATCCGCTCCGTGCACCCCATGTTCCGGACGGAGTCCGCGCTGGTGGAGCTCCTGCGTCGGTTCTTGATGCGCCGGCAACAGCTCCCGGCCTCCGCGTCCCTCGAGGTCCTCTCCCTGCAGGGGATGGATGCACGCGGCCATCCCATCTCCCTGGAGTCCTCGGAGTGCGCGCACCTGGTGGCGGAGGTCCGCTTCCCGCCCGATGACGGATAG
- a CDS encoding xanthine dehydrogenase family protein molybdopterin-binding subunit, producing the protein MAVTQVFGARIRRREDPRLITGLATYTDDVVLPRMCYVAFVRSPHAHARIRRIDTSRAKAAPGVVEVLTGADLEGKVQPIPCGWLVPGCDLKTPPHPALAKEKVRYVGDAVAVVVAESRAQAYDAAGLVDVEYEVLPAVVDMEQALRGEVLVHEDVPQNRALLWALKGGNFEAAVREPGVRVVRQRLINQRLIPTAMEPRAAVAQYNPVTGELTLWNTSQAPHIVRVLLSGTLGIPEHRIRVIAPEVGGGFGSKIPFYPEEAVVAYLATRLGRPVKWTETRRENYLGTIHGRDHVTDAEIAVRPDGTIVGLRVRTLANLGAYLSTAAPAIPTLLYGLMLSGVYRIPNIECEVTGVFTNTTPTDAYRGAGRPEATYVVERMVDLAALELGMDPVEFRRKNFIPKDAFPYATPTGVVYDSGNYEAALNRALEILDYAKARSQQEEARRQGRLVGIGFSTYVEVTGAGPSKIAGATGFQGGLWESAGVRFYPTGKVTVFTGTSPHGQGEETTFAQIVSQELGVPLDDIEVIHGDTDAIAMGWGTYGSRTTPVGGTAVYLAAQRVKEKAMRIAAHQLEVAVEDLVFENGRFHVRGAPERAITIQEVARQAYFAWNLPEGMEPGLEAQANWDPSNFVFPFGAHVCMVEVDPETGQVRFLRYIAVDDCGRVINPLLVDGQVHGGIVQGVAQALWEFAGYDENGNLLTASLADYAIPKASWLPWFEADRTETPSPVNPLGVKGVGETGTIAATPCVVNAVMDALRPLGIRHIDMPLLPERVWRAIQAAKGGGIG; encoded by the coding sequence ATGGCCGTAACGCAGGTCTTCGGCGCCAGGATCCGGAGGCGGGAGGATCCGAGGCTCATCACTGGACTTGCCACGTATACGGACGACGTGGTGCTCCCCCGCATGTGCTACGTAGCCTTTGTACGCAGCCCGCACGCCCACGCACGGATTCGGCGCATCGACACGAGTCGGGCAAAGGCGGCTCCCGGGGTGGTGGAGGTACTCACGGGGGCTGATCTGGAGGGGAAGGTGCAGCCCATCCCTTGCGGATGGCTGGTTCCGGGCTGCGATCTGAAGACCCCGCCGCATCCCGCCCTGGCCAAGGAGAAGGTCCGGTACGTGGGAGACGCGGTGGCGGTGGTGGTAGCGGAGAGCCGGGCCCAGGCATACGACGCCGCAGGGCTGGTGGACGTGGAGTACGAGGTGCTGCCCGCGGTGGTGGACATGGAGCAGGCACTCCGCGGGGAAGTGTTGGTGCACGAGGACGTTCCTCAGAACCGGGCGCTCCTGTGGGCCCTGAAGGGAGGGAACTTCGAGGCGGCCGTCCGGGAGCCCGGGGTACGGGTGGTGCGGCAACGTCTCATCAACCAACGGCTCATCCCCACCGCCATGGAGCCCCGGGCCGCGGTGGCCCAGTACAATCCCGTCACAGGCGAGCTCACTCTCTGGAACACGAGCCAGGCGCCCCACATCGTCCGCGTGCTCCTCTCGGGCACCTTGGGGATCCCGGAGCATCGGATACGGGTCATCGCGCCGGAGGTGGGAGGAGGGTTCGGGAGCAAGATCCCCTTCTACCCGGAGGAGGCCGTGGTGGCCTACCTCGCCACCCGGCTGGGACGGCCCGTGAAGTGGACGGAGACCAGGCGGGAGAACTACCTGGGAACCATCCATGGACGGGACCACGTCACGGACGCGGAGATCGCCGTACGGCCGGACGGGACCATCGTGGGCCTTCGGGTGCGGACGCTCGCGAACCTCGGCGCCTACCTCTCCACCGCGGCTCCCGCCATCCCCACCCTGCTCTACGGGCTCATGCTCAGCGGCGTCTACCGGATCCCGAACATCGAGTGCGAGGTCACGGGGGTGTTCACGAACACCACGCCCACGGACGCGTACCGGGGAGCGGGACGGCCAGAAGCCACGTACGTGGTGGAGCGCATGGTGGATCTGGCGGCCCTGGAACTGGGGATGGACCCCGTGGAGTTCCGGCGGAAGAACTTCATCCCCAAGGACGCCTTCCCGTACGCCACGCCCACGGGAGTGGTGTACGATAGCGGGAACTACGAGGCGGCCCTAAACCGGGCCCTGGAGATCCTCGACTACGCCAAGGCCCGCTCGCAGCAGGAGGAAGCCCGCCGCCAGGGGCGTCTGGTAGGCATCGGGTTCTCCACCTACGTAGAGGTGACGGGCGCGGGACCCTCCAAGATCGCGGGCGCCACGGGCTTCCAGGGAGGCCTGTGGGAGAGTGCGGGGGTGCGCTTCTACCCCACGGGGAAGGTCACGGTGTTCACCGGCACAAGCCCCCACGGGCAGGGGGAGGAGACCACCTTCGCCCAGATCGTCTCGCAGGAGCTGGGTGTTCCTCTCGACGACATCGAGGTGATCCACGGGGATACGGATGCCATCGCCATGGGTTGGGGAACGTACGGGAGCCGGACCACCCCGGTGGGTGGAACCGCGGTCTACCTGGCGGCCCAGCGGGTGAAGGAGAAGGCCATGCGGATCGCCGCCCATCAGTTGGAGGTGGCAGTGGAGGACCTGGTGTTCGAGAACGGGCGGTTCCACGTGCGGGGCGCTCCCGAACGGGCCATCACCATTCAGGAGGTGGCGCGGCAGGCGTACTTTGCGTGGAACCTGCCCGAGGGAATGGAGCCGGGACTGGAGGCCCAGGCGAACTGGGATCCCTCCAACTTCGTCTTCCCCTTCGGGGCGCACGTCTGCATGGTGGAGGTGGATCCGGAGACCGGACAGGTGAGATTCCTGCGGTACATCGCGGTGGACGACTGCGGGCGGGTCATCAACCCCCTCCTCGTGGACGGCCAGGTCCACGGGGGAATCGTCCAGGGCGTGGCCCAGGCCCTGTGGGAGTTCGCCGGGTACGACGAGAACGGGAACCTGCTCACCGCCTCTCTCGCGGACTACGCGATCCCCAAGGCCAGCTGGCTCCCTTGGTTCGAGGCGGATCGGACGGAGACGCCGAGCCCCGTGAACCCGCTCGGGGTGAAGGGGGTGGGTGAGACGGGCACCATCGCGGCCACCCCGTGCGTGGTCAACGCGGTGATGGACGCCTTAAGACCCCTCGGCATCCGGCACATCGACATGCCGCTTCTGCCCGAACGGGTGTGGCGTGCCATCCAGGCGGCGAAAGGAGGTGGAATAGGATGA
- the mptA gene encoding GTP cyclohydrolase MptA, giving the protein MATHTAWIGLGSNLGDRHTNLLEALQQLRERARIVRVSSVYETEPAYYADQPWFLNMVVQVETELDPLELFRFLKRIERWMGRQETVRYGPRVIDLDLLLYDDLVLETPELVIPHPRMTERAFVLVPLAEIAPDLLHPQRGQSMAELAAQAAQREGRVARVRPGFGTQLRRDVQGEPPALRLGLSRVGITGLRRIVRILDGGRDNLFYAEMDLYVDLGPNQRGVHMSRFSDSVEEILEEAADEPAPDLETVAERMAHQLIAAQDARRAEVFIRAHLPTTRYAPASGKSTQKLYTLLARAASTPQRTVRLVGIEVEGMMACPCAQDMIRTYARERLLEEGISPEVAEHVLQVVPLATHNQRGTGRLMVGGVGVLRAEELASVVEAAMSAEIYDLLKRPDELFLVAKAHRRPRFVEDAVREMIRNLLDRYPDLPDDAFLLARQTNFETIHPHDVYAEYSGTVGEVRRGLLDAEGVVEGMSMDRWIAWKLGIAPV; this is encoded by the coding sequence ATGGCCACGCATACCGCATGGATCGGCTTGGGTTCCAACCTCGGGGATCGCCATACGAACCTCCTGGAGGCGCTGCAGCAGCTGCGGGAACGGGCTCGGATCGTCCGAGTCTCCTCCGTCTACGAGACGGAGCCCGCCTATTACGCGGATCAACCGTGGTTCCTGAACATGGTGGTCCAGGTGGAGACGGAGCTGGATCCTCTGGAGCTCTTCCGGTTCCTGAAGCGCATCGAGCGGTGGATGGGACGGCAGGAGACGGTGCGGTACGGCCCCCGGGTCATTGACCTGGACCTGTTGCTCTACGACGACCTCGTGCTAGAAACTCCGGAACTGGTGATTCCGCACCCGCGGATGACGGAGCGGGCCTTTGTGCTCGTTCCCCTCGCGGAGATTGCCCCGGACCTTCTCCACCCTCAGCGGGGGCAGTCCATGGCGGAACTTGCGGCCCAGGCAGCCCAACGGGAGGGCCGCGTGGCACGGGTGCGGCCGGGCTTCGGAACCCAGCTCCGCCGGGACGTGCAGGGAGAACCACCCGCCCTCCGTCTGGGTCTCAGTCGCGTGGGGATCACGGGGCTGCGGCGCATCGTCCGCATCCTCGACGGTGGCCGCGACAACCTCTTCTACGCGGAGATGGATCTCTACGTGGATCTGGGCCCGAACCAGCGGGGGGTACACATGTCCCGGTTCAGCGACAGCGTGGAGGAGATCCTGGAGGAGGCCGCGGACGAGCCCGCGCCGGATCTAGAGACGGTGGCGGAGCGGATGGCGCATCAGCTCATCGCGGCTCAGGACGCCCGGCGGGCGGAGGTCTTCATCCGGGCGCACCTTCCCACCACCCGCTATGCTCCCGCCTCGGGCAAGTCCACCCAGAAGCTGTACACCCTCCTGGCCCGAGCTGCCAGCACCCCGCAGCGCACGGTCCGGCTCGTGGGAATCGAGGTAGAGGGAATGATGGCCTGCCCGTGTGCCCAGGACATGATCCGGACCTACGCCCGGGAGCGACTCCTGGAGGAGGGCATCAGCCCGGAGGTGGCGGAACACGTGCTCCAGGTGGTGCCACTCGCCACGCACAACCAGCGGGGAACGGGCCGGCTCATGGTGGGCGGGGTGGGAGTACTGCGGGCAGAGGAGCTGGCCAGCGTGGTGGAGGCGGCCATGAGCGCGGAGATCTACGACCTCCTCAAGCGGCCGGACGAGTTGTTCCTGGTGGCGAAGGCGCACCGACGCCCTCGGTTCGTGGAGGATGCGGTCCGGGAGATGATCCGGAACCTCCTGGACCGCTATCCGGACCTCCCGGATGATGCCTTCCTGCTGGCCCGACAGACCAACTTCGAGACCATCCATCCCCACGATGTGTACGCGGAGTACTCCGGAACCGTGGGGGAAGTACGCAGGGGTCTTCTGGATGCAGAGGGGGTGGTAGAGGGGATGTCCATGGACCGGTGGATTGCCTGGAAGCTGGGAATCGCGCCCGTATGA
- a CDS encoding (2Fe-2S)-binding protein, whose product MAKVNVTVRVNGRTYTQDVEPRTLLVYFLREHLGLTGTHVGCDTSSCGACTVLLNGKAVKSCTVLAVQADGAEITTVEGLARDGELHPIQQAFWEEHGLQCGFCTPGMMLTALDLLQRNPNPTDDEIRHGLEGNLCRCTGYQHIVNAIRSAARMMRGGAPAAAGGR is encoded by the coding sequence GTGGCGAAGGTGAACGTCACGGTACGGGTGAACGGAAGGACCTACACACAGGACGTGGAGCCCCGCACCCTGCTGGTGTACTTCCTCCGGGAGCATCTGGGACTTACGGGGACCCACGTGGGCTGTGACACCTCCAGCTGCGGGGCCTGCACGGTTCTCCTGAACGGCAAGGCGGTGAAGTCCTGTACGGTTCTCGCGGTCCAAGCAGACGGCGCGGAGATCACCACCGTGGAGGGACTCGCCCGGGACGGGGAACTCCACCCCATCCAGCAGGCCTTCTGGGAGGAGCACGGCCTGCAGTGCGGGTTCTGCACGCCCGGCATGATGCTGACGGCCCTGGATCTCCTGCAGCGCAATCCGAACCCCACGGATGACGAAATCCGGCACGGGCTGGAGGGGAACCTGTGCCGGTGCACCGGTTACCAGCACATCGTGAACGCCATTCGATCGGCGGCGCGGATGATGCGGGGAGGCGCACCGGCCGCCGCTGGGGGGAGGTGA
- the thrC gene encoding threonine synthase, with protein sequence MGHATHLRCRACGATYEAGPEYVCTECFGPLEVVYDYDRIAAQTTRQEIASGPGSIWRYRALLPAEPHEADLQPGWTPLVRAHRLGRVLGLRNLYLKNDTTNPTWSFKDRVVAVAVSAARRFGFEVLACASTGNLANAVAAHAARAGMRAVVFVPVGLEPAKLIMSAVYGPLIVEVEGTYDDVNRLCTEIAGEYPWAFANINVRPFYSEGCKTLAFETVEQLGWRFPDHVVVPVASGNLLVKTEKAFEELRRVGLVEGPLPQIHGAQPEGCSPIAAAFRQGLDQVRPVRPQTIAKSLAIGNPADGYYALQAVRRTGGVVEVATDEEIVEGIELLARTEGIFAETAGGTTVAVLRRLAEAGRLHPDATVVAFITGSGLKTADVLKNGGQTLRIRPTLRDFEREVLAAV encoded by the coding sequence ATGGGACATGCCACGCATCTGAGGTGTCGGGCCTGTGGGGCCACCTACGAAGCGGGCCCGGAATACGTATGTACGGAGTGTTTCGGGCCTCTCGAGGTCGTCTATGACTACGATCGGATCGCGGCCCAGACCACGCGACAGGAGATCGCGTCCGGTCCGGGATCGATCTGGCGGTACCGAGCCCTGCTTCCCGCGGAGCCCCACGAGGCGGATCTCCAGCCCGGTTGGACGCCCCTGGTGCGTGCGCACCGCCTCGGCCGTGTGCTGGGCCTGCGGAACCTCTACCTCAAGAACGACACCACGAACCCCACGTGGTCGTTTAAGGACCGGGTGGTGGCGGTGGCGGTGAGCGCCGCACGCCGGTTCGGGTTCGAGGTGCTGGCGTGCGCCTCCACGGGGAACCTGGCCAACGCCGTGGCGGCTCACGCGGCCCGGGCGGGAATGCGGGCCGTGGTGTTCGTCCCCGTGGGGTTGGAACCTGCGAAGCTCATTATGAGCGCGGTGTACGGCCCCCTCATCGTGGAGGTGGAGGGAACCTACGACGACGTGAACCGGCTGTGCACGGAGATTGCGGGGGAGTACCCCTGGGCCTTTGCCAACATCAACGTACGTCCCTTCTACTCCGAGGGCTGTAAGACTTTGGCCTTCGAGACCGTGGAGCAGCTGGGCTGGCGCTTCCCCGATCACGTGGTCGTTCCCGTGGCCAGCGGCAATCTGCTCGTGAAGACGGAGAAGGCCTTCGAGGAACTGCGGAGGGTGGGGCTTGTGGAGGGGCCCCTTCCCCAGATCCACGGAGCCCAGCCGGAGGGGTGTAGCCCCATCGCCGCCGCCTTCCGGCAGGGCCTGGACCAGGTGCGTCCGGTGCGACCCCAGACCATCGCCAAGTCCCTGGCCATCGGAAACCCCGCGGACGGGTACTATGCCCTGCAAGCGGTCCGGAGGACGGGGGGAGTGGTGGAGGTGGCTACGGACGAGGAGATCGTGGAGGGCATCGAACTGCTCGCCCGGACGGAGGGGATCTTCGCGGAGACCGCAGGGGGGACTACCGTGGCGGTGCTTCGGAGGCTGGCGGAGGCCGGCCGGCTACATCCGGACGCCACCGTGGTGGCCTTCATCACCGGGAGCGGCCTTAAGACCGCGGACGTTCTGAAAAATGGGGGACAGACCCTGCGCATCCGCCCCACCCTGCGGGATTTTGAGCGGGAGGTCCTGGCCGCGGTGTAG
- a CDS encoding ABC transporter permease — protein MSTAVEERTAQRSLRREGSPWTGLWAVLHKELSDHLTGIRMQILEALMLLTAVGTVYAASQSIRQEIGEDPFVFLKLFTTARDPLPSFVGFLSFLVPLSAIALGFDAINGEHARRTLSRVLAQPIYRDALLLGKFLAGVFTLGIVLVGLWLVTTGMGLFILGVPPGGEEVARGLWFLLATLGYAGVWLALSMLFSTVFRQPATSALTAIAVWLLFAVFWDILSALVAQALVAQQAGYGPTELAQARIHLFLARFSPNTLYAETILALLNPQVRALGPVLLTQLEGAVLGTPLPLSQSLLLVWPQMVALIAGTILLFCAAYVTFQRQEVRA, from the coding sequence ATGAGCACCGCGGTGGAGGAGCGGACCGCGCAACGGAGCCTTCGGCGTGAGGGTTCCCCGTGGACCGGGCTGTGGGCGGTGCTCCATAAGGAGCTGAGCGATCACCTCACCGGCATCCGGATGCAGATCCTCGAGGCCCTCATGCTCCTCACCGCGGTAGGGACCGTGTACGCGGCAAGCCAGAGCATCCGGCAGGAGATCGGGGAGGATCCCTTCGTTTTCCTCAAGCTCTTCACCACCGCCCGGGATCCCCTCCCCTCCTTTGTGGGATTCCTCAGTTTCCTCGTCCCTCTCTCCGCCATCGCCCTGGGCTTCGACGCCATCAACGGGGAGCATGCCCGAAGAACCCTGAGCCGGGTGCTGGCGCAGCCCATCTACCGGGATGCGCTGCTGCTGGGCAAGTTCCTGGCAGGAGTGTTCACCTTGGGGATCGTGCTCGTGGGACTGTGGCTGGTCACCACCGGGATGGGGCTTTTCATCCTCGGGGTTCCTCCGGGCGGGGAGGAGGTGGCCCGGGGGCTCTGGTTCCTCTTGGCCACCCTGGGATACGCGGGCGTGTGGCTGGCCCTGTCCATGCTGTTCTCCACGGTCTTCCGACAGCCCGCCACCTCCGCCCTCACCGCCATCGCGGTGTGGCTGCTGTTTGCGGTGTTCTGGGATATCCTGAGCGCGCTGGTGGCGCAGGCTCTGGTGGCGCAGCAGGCCGGGTATGGCCCGACGGAGCTCGCCCAGGCCAGAATTCACCTGTTCCTGGCCCGGTTCTCCCCCAATACCCTGTACGCGGAGACTATCCTGGCTCTTCTGAACCCCCAGGTGCGGGCGCTGGGCCCCGTGCTCCTCACGCAGCTGGAGGGGGCGGTTCTGGGCACTCCCCTGCCGCTCTCGCAGAGCCTGCTGCTGGTCTGGCCGCAGATGGTGGCCCTCATCGCGGGCACCATCCTGCTCTTCTGCGCCGCCTACGTCACCTTCCAGCGGCAGGAAGTGCGGGCCTAG
- a CDS encoding ABC transporter ATP-binding protein codes for MTVAIETQGLTKHYGRTVAVQDLNLVVREGEIFGLLGPNGSGKTTTILMLLGLTDPTAGTARVLGFDPTRQPLEVKRRVGYLPDSVGFYDELTAWENLRYIANLNGFSPREAKTRIGEVLERMGLAEVADHKVGTFSRGMRQRLGLAEVLLKRPRVAILDEPTLGLDPEAALEFLHLIRGLRAEGMAILLASHLLHQVQAICDRVGLFHKGRMVLEGRVEELSERVLGGSYRIHLEARGTGVADLLRGLPQVVRVHPEGNGRFTVEARADIRAEIARRVVERGDLLGLSLERPGLDEVYARYFQDLTREGGT; via the coding sequence ATGACGGTCGCCATCGAGACCCAGGGGCTCACCAAGCACTACGGCCGGACCGTGGCGGTCCAGGACCTCAACCTGGTGGTCCGGGAAGGAGAGATCTTCGGACTGTTGGGTCCCAACGGGTCCGGCAAGACCACCACCATCCTCATGCTTCTGGGCCTCACGGATCCCACCGCGGGGACCGCCCGGGTCCTGGGGTTCGACCCCACCCGTCAACCCCTGGAGGTCAAGCGGCGGGTGGGCTATCTCCCAGACTCCGTGGGGTTCTACGACGAACTCACCGCCTGGGAAAACCTCCGGTATATCGCGAACCTGAACGGATTCTCCCCCCGCGAGGCGAAGACCCGCATCGGCGAGGTCCTGGAACGGATGGGCCTCGCGGAGGTGGCGGACCACAAGGTGGGAACCTTCTCCCGCGGCATGCGCCAGCGCCTGGGCCTGGCGGAGGTTCTGCTCAAACGGCCCCGGGTGGCCATCCTGGACGAGCCCACCTTGGGCCTGGACCCTGAGGCCGCCCTGGAGTTCCTGCACCTGATCCGGGGCCTGCGGGCGGAAGGGATGGCGATCCTGCTCGCCTCCCACCTCCTCCACCAGGTGCAGGCCATCTGTGACCGTGTAGGCCTGTTCCACAAGGGGCGGATGGTCCTGGAGGGTCGGGTGGAGGAGCTGAGCGAGCGGGTGCTGGGCGGCTCCTATCGGATCCACTTGGAGGCACGGGGCACGGGGGTCGCGGATCTCCTGCGGGGTCTTCCGCAGGTGGTGCGGGTTCACCCGGAAGGGAACGGGAGGTTCACCGTGGAGGCGCGGGCGGACATCCGGGCGGAGATCGCCCGGCGGGTCGTGGAGCGGGGGGATCTGTTGGGGCTATCTCTGGAGCGGCCGGGGCTGGATGAGGTGTACGCCCGGTACTTCCAGGATCTCACGAGGGAGGGGGGGACATGA